Genomic DNA from Halobaculum sp. MBLA0147:
TTCGTGGTCTCGTTGGTTCCCTTCTTGACTGTACCAGTGTCGCGGGCCACCTCGAGCGCGTCGAGGCTTCGGTCCGCGAGGTCTGCCGGGGTCTCGTAGTCGACGTAGACTGACATGGTTGCTGACTCCCGGGGGTGGCTCGACTTCCCCGCCGCTCGTCGGTCCCTACCGACGGAGAGGGTCACGGCCCCGCCCGGGTTGTACTACACCGGTTGGCCGGGTCGGGTTAAAAGACTGTTCGTCTCCAGAGACCCCTGTGAACCGTCGACACGGCCGTCGTCCGGCGGATCGAGCCGGTCGTCCGGGGACGTGTTGTGGACCCGGTCGGTACGTGTACGTGTCCTCCCGTGCGTCGACGGTGGACGGTGACGGTCGGTCGGACGCCTCGGATCACGCCACCGCAGACACGCTCGTCCGTATCGCGTACGTGTCACTCTCGATCCGTTAGACCGTCTCGTCCCCCAATGGTCTTAACTTTCTACATCACGTACATTGTCGCATGGAGAGAGAAACGAACGTCCACGGAGCGGGACTGGGGGAGACACTGGCGACCGCTCTCGGGGAGTGTTCGGGCGTGACGTACGTGATCGACCCGTGGGTCGGGTTCCTCGAGGCACTCGCGGCGGCGGGGCGGGAACACGACGCCGACCTCCCGGTGGTCCGCGTGTTGGCGCGAGCGGAGACGCTCCGCGCCGCACGCAAGGACTTCACCGTCGGGTCGAAGCTGGCGGACTTGGTCGAGGCGGGTGACGTGTCGCTCCGGGCGGCCGACGACGTGTCGGAGAGCACGCTGTTCACCGACGGCGACCGGTTGTTCGGTCCGGTGGCCGTCGGCGAGCACACTGGGGCGTTGCGGGAGACGGCGGAGTCGTTCGTCGGCGGTGTCTACGAGACGCTGGACGGCCAGTGGGCCGACGCGGAGTCGTTCGACCTCCGGACGCCCGGTCGGACCACGATCCGCGAGACGATGACCGACGAGTTCGGTGCCACCGCTCGCGAGGACTTCGAGACGGTCGTCGACGCCATCGAGGGTGATCGGAGTTCGCGCGAGCTCGACGAGGTGATCGTCTCGTTGTTGGTCGCCGCGAAGAACGAACTGCTGTTGTACGACGTCTCGAAGTGGGGCGAGGATCTCGGGGTCGCCTCGAAGGCGACGTTCTCTCGCCGGAAGAACGACCTCGAAGAGATGGACGTCGTCGAGACGGAGAAGTCGCCGACGGACGTGGGCCGGCCGCGGCAGCGACTCACGCTGGCCGACGACCGCCACCGGGACGCGGACGCCGACCAGTTGGCGGTTCTCGCACAGAACGTGTTGCACTGACGCGCAGGAGATCGAGTGACCGACGCGCGAGGACGCGGCGGAACGGGAGCGGACGAGCGGAAGGGGTAACAGGACCGCCGCGGTAGCCGAGGTATGGATCTCGATGCCGCGGTCGCGGCACTCCTCGCCGAGGCGCGGGCGACCGACCAGCGGCGACTCCTCGTCTGTCACGGCAACGAGTCGGCGTGTCGTGACGCGGTCGCGACGATCACGAGAACCGCCCGAGAGTCTACCACGCACGACGACGCGAGGGGGACGGGCAGTCACGACGACACAGGCGCGCACGACGATGTGGGAGAGCCGGACACGGTCGACATCGCGGCGATCACCGACGCCGACGGGGGTCCGCACGGAGTCGCGCGCTACGAACCACACGCGGCCGACGACCTCCTCGGGACGACACGCGACGTGATCGTGGTCGACGGGTTCTCCGGCGTCGAGCCGAACACTATCGGGCAGACGGTCGGCGCGGTGGCCGGCGGCGGGCTGTACGTGGTGGTCCTTCCCCCGCCAGAGGAGTGGGTCGACGCCGTCGACGACCTCCGCGAGCGGTTGACCGTCCCGCCGTTCGCGGAGACGGACGTGGGCGGCGCGTTCCGCGAACGACTGCTGGCGACGGTCGACGATCACCCCGGCGTGGCGGTGTACGACGCCGACGGAGACAGACTCCTGCGCGACGGGCTGACGGGGGAGACCACCGAACCGCCGCGGAGTTCCGGGACCCTCCCGCAGACGGCGGCGTTCCCGACGGCCGCCTACGAGGCGTGCCTGACCGCCGACCAGGGGAGCACGCTCCGCCGACTCGAACGACTCCGCGAGTCGGGCGAAGTCGTCGTCGTCGAGGCGGACCGCGGCCGTGGGAAGTCGAGCGTCGCCGGGCTGGCGGCGGGCTCGTTGGCCGCCGCGGGCGCGGACGTGGTCGTCACCGCCCCGAGCGTCGCGAACGCCGGGCCACTGTTCGAGCGGGCGGCCGAACTGCTCGACACGCTCGGACGAGAACGTGCGGGGGCCAGTGCAGACGGACGAGCGGGAGTGGAGAGTACCACACCGGACCCGATCGAGGGGATCGAGAGCGACGCGGGTGGGTCGGTCCGGTACGTCGCGCCGCCGGCGCTGGCCGAGACGATCTCGGAGACGGGGCCGGACGCCGTGATCGTCGACGAGGCGGCGGCGTTGCCGGTGGCACGGCTCGTGGAGACGCTCGCCGCCCCCGCCGTCGCGTTCGTCACCACGGTCCACGGCTACGAGGGGGCGGGTCGGGGGTTCGCGGTGCGGTTCCGCGACCGCCTCGCCGACGCCGACCACGACGTGACGGAGACACACCTCCGCGAGCCGATCCGGTACGCGCCGGACGATCCGCTTGAGTCGTGGGCGTTCCGCACGCTGGTGTTGGACGCCCGCCCGGCGGCCGACTCGCTGGTCGCCGACGCGAACCCGGAGACCGCGACGTACCACCGACTCGACACGGCCGCGCTGCGGCGCGACGAGCACCTGCTCCGGGAGGTGTTCGGCCTCCTCGTGCGAGCCCACTACCGCACGGAGCCGACGGATCTCGCGCGCCTGCTCGACGCGCCGAACCTCTCCGTCCACGCCCTGACCGTCGGCGGCAGCGGCGGCGACGGTGGCTCGGTGGGCGGCCAGCGCCGCCACCCCGGCGGCGTCACCGGCGGCTCGGAGGGTGGCGAGCGACACGATCGCGGCCACGTCGTCTCGGTGGCGCTCGTCGCCCGCGAGGGTGGCCTCTCGGCCGCCCGCCGCGACGCGATCTTCCGCGGGGAGCGGATCAGGGGGAACATGCTCCCGGACCTGCTCACCGGACAGCTCCGCGATCCGGACGCGGGGGCGCCGGTCGGCTACCGGGTGATGCGGATCGCCACCCACGAGGCGGCTCGCCGGTCCGGGTTCGGCTCGCGGTTGCTCGCGGAGCTGCGCGCCGACCTCGCGGACGGCCTCGACGACCGCCCGGGGTTCCCGCCGGCGGACTACCTCGGGACCGGGTTCGGCGCGACGCCGGGTGTCGTCGACTTCTGGCGGACGAACGGCTACCGGACCGTCCACCTCTCGACGACCCGCAACGACACGAGCGGCGAACACTCGGCGGTGTTGCTGCGTCCGGTGTCAGAGGCGGGTCGAGCACTGACCCGTCGCCACGCGGACGGGTTCCGCGACCGGATCGGCTCCGTGTTGGCGGACGGCCTCTCGAACGTCGACCCGGACGTGGTACGCGCGACGCTGCGGGCCTGTGACGCCGACCCGGCGCCGCTGGCGGAGTTGACGGACTACGAGTGGCGGATCGTCGTCGGGGCCGCTACGGGACCGGGGCTGTACGGGACGGACCCGCGACCGTTCCGCCGGCTCGCGGTCGCGGCGCTGCTGGGTGGCCCCCGGAGACGGGGAGCCGCCGACGGAAGCGACGACACTGGAGAGACGGCGAGCCCGCTCTCGGCGCGCGAAGAGCGCCTCCTCGTGCGGAAGGTGCTCCAGGCGCGGCCCTGGGACGACGTGGCCGCGGCGTTGGAGTACGTCTCGACCGGCGAGTGTATGCGCGCCCTCGGCGAGGCGTACGTCGCCGTCGTGGACGCTCTCGGCGGTGAGACCGCACGGCGCGAGCGAGAACGGTACGAGTGAGGGAGTGACGACCGGAACTCGTGGCCCACTCCCGGCACTCGCGCCCCACGCCCCGACGACACGTCTCCTCACGACACGACGGGCTGTCGCCTCACGATACCACAGACTCGAGAACACGAGCGACGGCGAGTGCACGCTCGTCGGTGCCAGCCTCCGTGACCACCTGCACGCCGACCGGCTGGCCGTCGACGCGGCCGGCGGGCACCGTCACCGCCGGCTGCCCGGTGCAGTCGAACGGTGCGGTGTTCGCCAACAGGTCCGAGACGGTGTACGGCGTGTCGTCGCCGTCTCCCACGGCGCCGAACCGCAGCGGGGGTGTCGGGGCGGTCGGTGTGACGAGCGCGTCGGCGTCCGCGAGGAGCCGTCGCGTCCGCTCGGTCAGCCGCTCGCGGAACCGCCAGGCCGCGGCGTACGACTCGGGAGCCTCCGCGCGGAGTCCCCGGCCGATGGCCAACAGTCGTCGGACGCGCTCGGGGAACCGCCGTTCGGGGAACGCCGCGAGTGCGGCTCGCAGCGATGGTGTCTGTGCGGCCGTCCCGCCCGGCACTCGTCCGTCCACGACGGCCGCGAACTCCGGCAGCGTGTGGAGTTGGTTCGCGAACTCGGCGTCGGCGTGCTCCGGGAACGGCTCGCGGTCGACGGTCACCCCGTGCTCGCCGAGTCGCGACAGCGTCGCCTCGAACCGGTCGGTCACACCCGGCTCGGCGACCGCGAGGACCGACTCCGGCACGACGACCGCCAGGTCGGCCGGATCGAGGTCCGGGAGCGGGCCGAGCGGTGTCGCGCCGGCTGTCGTCGGTCGTCGCGGATCTGCGCCGGAGACCTCCCGGAGCACCCGCGCGGTGGTCGCCACGTCCGACGCGAGCACCCCGACGTGGTCCAGCGTCGGCGCGAGGTCCGCGACGCCGGTCCGCGGGACGCGGTCGACGGTGGGTTTGATCCCGACCACCCCGCAGAACGCCGCCGGGACGCGGACGCTGCCGCCGGTGTCCGTCCCGACCGCGGCGTCGACCGCGCCGGCTGCGACCGCCGCTGCCGACCCGCTGGAGGAGCCACCGGGGACGTGTCCCGGCGCTTCGGGGTTCTCCGTTCGCCCGCGTGCGGACGACTCGCCCGTGGCGCCCATCGCGGCGGCGTCCATCCGCGTGGTCCCGCGCAGGGTCGCCCCCGCGGCACGGAGCCGGCGGACGACGGTCGCGTCTCGCGTCGGGGCCCAGTCGAGGCCGTCGAGTCCCAACTGGTGGGTCACACCCGCGACGGCGACGTTGTCCTTCACGGCCACCGCGAGCCCGGCGAGTGGCCCGGTCTCCGCCGCCGGCGCGTCCGCGATTCGCGTCGCGTACACCCCGTACTCGTCGGTCCAGTCCCGAGATCCGCTCGCGTGGGTCTCGTCCGAGACCGGTGTGACCGACGGGAACCGGGTGGTCGCGGCGCTCGGGGCAGCCGATCCGTCTCCTCCGTCGTCTCTCAGCGACGCCGCACGTTCGGCGAGCGCGGCGACGAGCCCGGACACGTCCCCCTCGTCGCTATCCGACTCGTCGACACGACCCTCTCCGTCGCCGTCCACACGACCCTTTCCGTCGCCGCCTCCGTCGCCGGAGCCACCTCCGTGGTCGGTCACGACAACCCCAGGATCTCCCGCGCCTCGGCGGTCGACGCGACCGGGCGGCCGAGTTCCTCGGCGATCCGCACCGCCCGCGCCACCAACTGCTCGTTGCTCGCGTACTCCCCCTCGCGGTAGTAGAGGTTGTCTTCGAGCCCCACGCGGACGTGGCCGCCGAGCAGGACCGACAGTGTCGTCAGTGGGAGTTGGTGGCGTCCGAAGCCGAGCACGTGGAACTCGACCCCCTCGGGGAGGTGCGAGACGCTTCCGAGGACGGAGCGAGGCGTCGGCGGCGCGGTCGTCCCGGGGCCGAACACCAGCGTCAGCGACGGCGGCGACTGGAACTCGTCGAGCACCGACAGCGCCTCGTTCAGGTGGCCGTCGTTGAACACCTCCAACTCCGGTTTGATCCCCCGTTCGCGCATCTCGGCGTGGAGCCCAGCCACCGTGTCGCGGGTGTTCTCGGCCGTGAGCCGGTCGTAGCGGTTCAGCGGGCCCAGGTCCAGACTCGCCATCTCCGGCGCTGGGTCCGTCCGCAGCGGCTCGGCGCGTACCGCCGGCGGCGCGCCGGTGCCGCCGGTCGAGTGCTGGACGATCACGTCGTCCGTCGCCTCGCGGACGGCGTCCGTCACCGCCTGGAACCGCTCCGTCGCGAAGGCTCGTTCCCCGCTCTCGCGGCGCGCGTGGAGGTGGACGACGCTCGCGCCGGCCGCCTCGCAGGCGGCCGCGGCGGCACCGATCTCCGCCGGCGTCTCCGGCAGCTCCGGGTGTGCCTCCTTCCCCTGGATGCCGCCGGTGAGCGCCGCCGTGACGATCACCGGCTCGCCGGCGAGGTAGTCGTCGTACGTCACGACTCCTCCGCGCCCGAATTCTCCGTTCCCGACCTCTTCGAGTCGTCTCCGCCACCCGGCGCCTCCGCGCCGGACTCGTCCCACGCGAGTCCGTGGTGGTCGCGGTAGAACTCGCAGTCGGCCGCGGGCGAGAGGCCGTACCGCTCGTTGCACACGTCCGCGCGCATCGGCTGGACGAACCGCCCGACGACGGTACAGTACGCCCGTTCCGTGTCGAAGTCGTGGTCCGCGTCGCTCTCGCGATACGACAGGTGTGGACAGGCCATGTGACACACTGTCGTGGCGGCGGCTTAACCGTACCCGCGGCGGCGAACGCGACCGGGACCGGGGAGCGGGGAGCGAGCAGCCGACCCGGCCGACCTCACCCGACGTACTCCTCGTCGAGCACGTAGGCGCCGTCGTCGTCTTCCACGAGGTACTCCCCGTAGTACGGCACCCGCTCGGCGACCGTCTCGCGGAACGTCTCGCGGATCTCCGGCTTCGTCATCTCGCCCATCGAGCGGAGGTCGTCGTTGCGGTTGAGACACCCCTTCAGGTACCCCTCGTGGGTGACGCGCACTCGGCCGCAGTTCGCACAGAACGTCTCGTTCTCGACCGGGTCGACGATCTCGACCATCC
This window encodes:
- a CDS encoding amidase, coding for MTDHGGGSGDGGGDGKGRVDGDGEGRVDESDSDEGDVSGLVAALAERAASLRDDGGDGSAAPSAATTRFPSVTPVSDETHASGSRDWTDEYGVYATRIADAPAAETGPLAGLAVAVKDNVAVAGVTHQLGLDGLDWAPTRDATVVRRLRAAGATLRGTTRMDAAAMGATGESSARGRTENPEAPGHVPGGSSSGSAAAVAAGAVDAAVGTDTGGSVRVPAAFCGVVGIKPTVDRVPRTGVADLAPTLDHVGVLASDVATTARVLREVSGADPRRPTTAGATPLGPLPDLDPADLAVVVPESVLAVAEPGVTDRFEATLSRLGEHGVTVDREPFPEHADAEFANQLHTLPEFAAVVDGRVPGGTAAQTPSLRAALAAFPERRFPERVRRLLAIGRGLRAEAPESYAAAWRFRERLTERTRRLLADADALVTPTAPTPPLRFGAVGDGDDTPYTVSDLLANTAPFDCTGQPAVTVPAGRVDGQPVGVQVVTEAGTDERALAVARVLESVVS
- a CDS encoding DUF5821 family protein codes for the protein MERETNVHGAGLGETLATALGECSGVTYVIDPWVGFLEALAAAGREHDADLPVVRVLARAETLRAARKDFTVGSKLADLVEAGDVSLRAADDVSESTLFTDGDRLFGPVAVGEHTGALRETAESFVGGVYETLDGQWADAESFDLRTPGRTTIRETMTDEFGATAREDFETVVDAIEGDRSSRELDEVIVSLLVAAKNELLLYDVSKWGEDLGVASKATFSRRKNDLEEMDVVETEKSPTDVGRPRQRLTLADDRHRDADADQLAVLAQNVLH
- a CDS encoding GNAT family N-acetyltransferase, with the translated sequence MDLDAAVAALLAEARATDQRRLLVCHGNESACRDAVATITRTARESTTHDDARGTGSHDDTGAHDDVGEPDTVDIAAITDADGGPHGVARYEPHAADDLLGTTRDVIVVDGFSGVEPNTIGQTVGAVAGGGLYVVVLPPPEEWVDAVDDLRERLTVPPFAETDVGGAFRERLLATVDDHPGVAVYDADGDRLLRDGLTGETTEPPRSSGTLPQTAAFPTAAYEACLTADQGSTLRRLERLRESGEVVVVEADRGRGKSSVAGLAAGSLAAAGADVVVTAPSVANAGPLFERAAELLDTLGRERAGASADGRAGVESTTPDPIEGIESDAGGSVRYVAPPALAETISETGPDAVIVDEAAALPVARLVETLAAPAVAFVTTVHGYEGAGRGFAVRFRDRLADADHDVTETHLREPIRYAPDDPLESWAFRTLVLDARPAADSLVADANPETATYHRLDTAALRRDEHLLREVFGLLVRAHYRTEPTDLARLLDAPNLSVHALTVGGSGGDGGSVGGQRRHPGGVTGGSEGGERHDRGHVVSVALVAREGGLSAARRDAIFRGERIRGNMLPDLLTGQLRDPDAGAPVGYRVMRIATHEAARRSGFGSRLLAELRADLADGLDDRPGFPPADYLGTGFGATPGVVDFWRTNGYRTVHLSTTRNDTSGEHSAVLLRPVSEAGRALTRRHADGFRDRIGSVLADGLSNVDPDVVRATLRACDADPAPLAELTDYEWRIVVGAATGPGLYGTDPRPFRRLAVAALLGGPRRRGAADGSDDTGETASPLSAREERLLVRKVLQARPWDDVAAALEYVSTGECMRALGEAYVAVVDALGGETARRERERYE
- a CDS encoding 3-keto-5-aminohexanoate cleavage protein, which produces MTYDDYLAGEPVIVTAALTGGIQGKEAHPELPETPAEIGAAAAACEAAGASVVHLHARRESGERAFATERFQAVTDAVREATDDVIVQHSTGGTGAPPAVRAEPLRTDPAPEMASLDLGPLNRYDRLTAENTRDTVAGLHAEMRERGIKPELEVFNDGHLNEALSVLDEFQSPPSLTLVFGPGTTAPPTPRSVLGSVSHLPEGVEFHVLGFGRHQLPLTTLSVLLGGHVRVGLEDNLYYREGEYASNEQLVARAVRIAEELGRPVASTAEAREILGLS